Part of the Cinclus cinclus chromosome 10, bCinCin1.1, whole genome shotgun sequence genome is shown below.
TGCTTTATTTGAGGGGCTGCCACAACAACAGTGACGTGGATCTTCATCTCGTCCCTCCCCAGAATGTTTTGGGCGTAGCAGGTGTAATCTCCTCCCTCTGCCACTCCAGCTTTGTTGAGGTGCAGAGTGCCATTGTTGAAGAGGACAAACCTGCGAGCCCTGTGCCCGCTGTCATCCGCCAGCATCGCGTTGTTCACCACTGTCCCATCCGGCAGGCTCCAGGATATCTCTGGTGCAGGCAGCCCTGAGGCCTTGCAGTCCACGCTGAAATCCTTCCCGTACGGCACCAGTTTCTTGAGCTGCTGCTTGTGGTATATCTTGGCTGGTTTCATTGTGATGCTGACTTTCATCAGTATCAGATCATCCCCAATCCTGTTTCTTGCCACGCACAGATAATCACCTGCATCTTTTTCTGTAACTGCCTCAATAGCCAAGGATCCATTGGGGTAGACATGGATCCGACTTCCCATTCTGTtatggggagagagagaagaaaagaatcaTGGAAACAGGTGCTGGGGGTGAATGCTGAGCACTGGAAAGGACTGAATGTGTTAACAGCACGATACAACGCAGGAGCCCTTTCCAAAGGCACTGTGCCCACCCAGCATGACCTGTCCTGATGTCATTGTCAGTTCTGGTGTTGTGTGGGTGTGAGCGGTGCTGACTCTGCTGGGAACACCCTGAGCTGGGGCTGTCTCTCCTAAGCTGGAGGTGAGGTGTTACTGGGGAGATCCCCAAAGGTAGAGGTGGCAGAGATGAAAGAAACCCCTCCCTCCTGAGCCCTGCTTCACAAATCTGTTCCAAGGAacttcccctcctccaaactgaCAGCAGTCAGCCAGTGCATGGCGACAGTAATAACCTTAATTCAAATATGACCTGTACCTGTTTTGAGACCTCTCCCACTTAAGGCAATTGATGTGGTCTGTTATTAGGTCTGTTAGTAGATACAGATGCCATTAGAACAGATGTTTCACCACTGTTAAATGCTTAAAAACAGTGTTTCAGTGCTGTAACAGGCTCTTATGTGAGCACCAGAGGAGACAGTGATTGAAGTCCCGAAGAGGTGGAGGAAAAAGTGGGTCATACCTATGCCACTGGTCCACAACAGACTTGGAGGGCAACCTCCAGATGATCCTGGGCTCGGGCTCCCCACTTGCTGTACAGTTCAGAAGCAACCTCTCCCCAAAATCGAGCCGGGTCAGCTGTTGAGAGGAGATGGCTATTTTCGGGAGCGTCTCTGCGCGCTGCAGCTCGAGGCTGACCACCCTCCTGTCCGAGCCCGTGGAGCTGGTGGCTATGCACTCGTAGGTGCCGCTGTCGGAGGGGGCCAGGCTGCTCAGGTGCAGGGTGCCGTTGGGGAACACCAAGAGCCTggagctcagcagctgcagaggttTCACCGCCGTGCCGCCGGGCAGCACCCAGTGCACCGTGGGCTCGGGGTTCCCCCGCACCGTGCACGGCAGCCTCAGGCTCTCCCCCGCCACTCCTGCCACGCTTTGTCTCTTCTCCTCCAGGATGCTGGGAGGGGCCGCGACCACCTGCAGCTTCACCGCCAGCGAGTCGGAGCCCGCAGGGTTCGTGGCCAGGCAGGTGTAGAGGCCCCGGTCGTACACAGTGACCGCCCGGATGACCAGAGCGCCGTCCGGCTCCACGCGGGCTCGACCACTcgcagaggaggaggaggaggagtgcgAGAGCCGGGTGCTGTTCGCCAGGAGCCAGGAGACGTCGGGAGGGGGCCAGCCCTGGGCTTTGCAGGCCAGTGCCACGCTGGTCCCGGAGTGCGCGGTCAGCAGGCGCCGGTGGCCGCCGGCGATGCGGGGAGGCGAGGCCAGCACGGCCAGCGTGACCAGGAGCCGGGCCACGCCGAGCGCGTTGGCCGCAGTGCACAGGTAGAGGCCCGCGTCCTGCGGCCCCGCCCGGGCGATGGCCAGGGTCCCGTCGGCCAGCACTGCCCACCTGGCAGCCCCCACGGCACCGCGCCCTGCGGAACGAAGAGACGGCTCTGCGGGGCGCTGTGTGTCACTgcgtgtcactgtcactgtgtcactgtcactgcgtgtcactgtcactgtgtcactgcctgtcactgtcactgcgtgtcactgtcactgtgtcactgtcactgtgtgtcactgtcactgtgtcactgcccGTCACTGTCACTGCGTGTCACTgcgtgtcactgtcactgtgtcactgcgTGTCACTGCCCCTCACTTTCACTGTGTCACTGCCCATCACTGTCACTGTCTGTCACTGCCGCCCCCTGGCTCTTCTCTGTCCCAAACACCTGCCCGGCTCTGCTTTGCCCAAATAACAGAGACAACAGCGAGAAACCcgaaagaaatcagaaaattgTGCATATAGAATGGCAAAGCTTTAAAGTACGAATGAAGCTGAATCTCCAGCAGAGACAAAGTTTGGATAAAGCAGATGGGGCTTTGCAATCCAAACCTAGCACAGCTGTGACTCAATTTGAGTgcttttcattacatttttcttttcacttgcCTCACTGTTCTGGAATAGCAGGTAATGTACAATAAATACTGAATTCTTCCTACAATAAGCAAGgaattataattaaatataggtttgattttttttttttttagtcatttCACTAAAGAGCTGTTCCAGAATCAGCACTAAGATGCTCCAGCAATTCTCTGTCACTGTTTCCAAGTTTACCTCTCACTAATATTTCACAGtactctgaaatgaagcaaTGCTTGAGTTTGGCACACAGAAGAGGTGCCAAATTATAGGACTAATGGAAGGTAAATTCTAGAGAGGTTTATCAAGCTCACCTGATGGTATCTTGGTCCACTGTATTGTTGGAGGGGGGTTCCCAGTAGCTTCACAAGGAATAAAAGCATCAGAATTCGCCAGCAGAGTGTAAGCAGCCAACTTCCCTCCGACTATTCTGGGCTTGGAAAAATGGTTTCTGCTTGCAGAGCCTGAGGTGATGGCATTGGGGATGGTGGTGGTGTCTTGATCTTGTTGCCTGTCAGACGAGgcactggcagagctgtccTTGTCCCTTCCCCACAGAGCTGTGATTTGTGGTGAGTGCAGTGTGTTCCCCCTCTCTGTGCCCTCGGGAGGTGTCCTGGGCCGGAGCTGGCTCTGGCCATCCCCCCGCGGGGGCGAGGAGGCTCTCGGGGTGGCTGTGGTGGGGGCTGGCAGAGGGGAGGGGTGCCGGGCgctggcagcagtggctgcagcaggagcccttGGCACGGCTCTTGCTGGGGGTGTGGGCTGCGCTGCCTGCTTTTCCTGGACAGCTCCCTCCCCCATCTTCAGGTTGGGCTTTTCTCCCGCCGTGGCAGTGGCTGTGATGTGCTGAGCAGGCACTGGCCCTGCCGTggcactggctgcagcaggtCGGGCGCTCGTGGCACCAGGGGGCTCGTCCAGCCATGGGGAGGTTTGGAGACCCATGGTGAGGGTCTGGGCAGGACTAGCAGCTGGTGATGTGGCCAGCTGGGTGTTCCTCTGTGTGACTGGTGTGCTTTGGGGTGCCGTGGTGGGGCTCTGAGCGGTCACACTGCCCAGCAGTGACGTTGCTGCCTGGGTGCTCCTGCAGGTGCCCAGGGTTGCTAATGTCTGTGTGGCTGTCGTGGGCCTGTGCTGAGGTGCCTCGGGGCTGCCAGGGACCCCCAGCGCTGCTGTTCTGGTCATGGAGCCTGCACCGACGCTCCCAGGGAGAGGCTTTGCGTGTGCGAGGCTCGGAGCTGGTGATGTGAGACCTGtcactgcagggctggctgcactgctgtgagctgcagcggtggctgtgctggctgcaggggtggctgcagggctggctgcactgctgtgggctgcagcggtggctgtgctggctgcaggggtggctgcagggctggctgcactgctgtgggctgcagggctggctgcactgctgtgggctgcagcggtggctgtgctggctgcaggggtggctgcagggctggctgcactgctgtgggctgcagggctggctgcactGCTGTAGGCTGCAGCCACACGCTGTGGGGCAGCTGTTTTAGGAggcctcttcctcctctgacctctccttcctcccactctGAGTATTTTACTTTTGGTGACTCTAGTGCTGATTTGAGGAGCAGTAACAAGTGTAATTGTTGGCTTCAAGCCCATGGCAACCAATCCACTGGCTGAAGTAGTGGCAGTGTCCtttgcagtgacagatgtgacTGTGGCAACAGCTTCTTGCCTTGCattatgtttcttttcctcttccctgagGAGTGCTGTGTTTTGATGGGTACCCTTGGGGTGCTCCAATGCCATATTCATGGTGGGGGGGGAGGACTGGGGTGTTTCTGGGCTAAATGGATTAATGGAACTGCTTAAATTATTTAAGTTTGGTACACTCGTTACAGAGTTCATATTCAGTTGAACACCTGTGGCCACAGCTGTATTTCCTCTGGCAGACCCGGGCCTCCCAAAATTGTATCTGTGCTCTTTCATGCTTGGGATATATCCTGGTGTAACAATTCGTCTCCGACCAGAAATTTTCCTTCGTCTTccgtggtgctgctggagctggggtgggTGAGTTGGAACATCCTGGATAACCTGAATTTGCTGATGAGCAGCCAAAGTTGAGGCCAGTGGTGGATTAGGGGTCCCTCCTTTCTGAGTACTATGAAAATAAATGGGGCCAAATTCAGAGCTCGGTGTATTGACTGTCACCACAGGCACCTGGTGATCTGTTTTGGTGGAGACATTATCAATAGACTCAGTAAAAATATGTAACTTGTCTGCTGTGTTCTGGGGAGTTACAGCCCTGCTGGTGCCTGTAGCTTCTGTGGTGGGTGTCATGGATGCAGACTTTAGATGCTGGTTATTGCTTTCCCCAGAATATATTGACTTTTGCCCAGCAGGGAAGAGTGTGGATGTTCTGCTTGGTACAGTTGATTGTTCTACACCATTTGCTGATATTTGACTCAAATCAGATTTTTCCCATGAGTCTGTAGGTTTTGGAAATGTCGGTGGCCTTTCGCTGGCAGGTGCCATGGGGTGTGGAAGAGGTGAGGGTAGGGGAGTTGATGGCTCTGtgagcaggagggagctgctccaggcaggggTGGCATTCTCAGTCTCCTCGGGCCCTGCAGTGATCATGagttctgctgctctccccagaGCAGGTACTGGGgatctctctgctgctgctatcATGAATTCTTCTGGAGATATGACATCACCAGATGTGTCCTCCTCATCCTCGGGTGCCTCCGAGAGCTTGTGGACTTGAATGGGTGGTGCTGTCTCAACTTCTCCTCGTTTGTCTGTCACTGTCAAGTTCCTCTTTGTTTTCTCCAGCAAGGCTGCCCAGCGCTGTGGATCAACTCTCCTGCCTGAGGAAACAAACTGTCTCCTGTGTGCCCTGAACCGCCTGCCTGCTCTGTCTCCGTGAGGCCAGTGAGGTGTTTTCCTGTGGCTGTTCCTCTGACGTGTGCTCTGCgtgccctggctgctggctgctgcagcagcagatcccCCAGGAGCTGCCGGGGTGGCTggagtggctgagggatgtctctgtgctgcagcagagcgCAGCAGTTCATTGCCAGAGCCTTCTTCCCACTCTCCCAGAGCTGCAAGCTTTTTCTTCAGAGCAGTTTCATCCTGTCTCAGGAGCACTTGGAAAACCAGAAGATCAACACCGTACCGGTTGGCTGCGACACATCGGAAGTAGCCCACGTCTCTCTCTGTCACCCCTTGGATTCTCAAGGTGCCATTtgcaaaaatatgtttgtttccTACAGACTGGTGAAGAACCGTGTGCTCAGGTGACACCCAGGTAACGGCAGGGTCCGGGCCAGCCGTGGAGGTGCAGGGAAGGTGGAGCgtgctgcccagagcagccgaCAGCCGGGCTCCGTTGACCCCGCTGTGTTCCACGTGAGGATCCAGCACCGTAATTCGGAACGTGAGCACGTCGGCGTCGCGGTGGTTGGTGCTGATGCAGTGGTAGAGCCCCGTGTCAAACACGTCAGCTGTCCTCAGCGTCAGCACCCCGCTCCTGAGGACTACGACCCTCCCGTCCTCACTGACGTGAGGAGCTCGCGCTTTGCTGCCGTCGGCCAACACCCACTGCACGGCAGGAGCTGGCTCCCCAGCTGCCTGGCACTCCAGTTCCACGGTGCCCCCGACCAGCACAGTGTGCTCCGTCTGGGTGCTGTTGTCCCTGGAAATGATGGCCCAGGTGTGTCTCTCCTGGCTTGGGTCATGGCTGGGCAGGCTGAGCCGGGCGTGGGTGGAGTAGCGGACGTGCAGCGAGCTGAGCGTGGTGGCTGTCctgtccagctgcagggccactcgCCTCTGCATCAGCCAGGCCGGCTCAGCTCGCAGCACGGCCTCGACGCCGGTGAACAGGTCGTCTTTCTCACTGTAGATCTGCTTGTATTTGTAGCTAACAAAAGGCACGTGGGTTGTCGGCGCGGTTTGCTCCAGTTTCAAAGGAGAATTGCTGTACAGTGCCAGGATGCTCCACAGCTGCTGGATGTGTCCATAATCGATGCCACACACCAGGAATGCTGAGAACGAGGCTTTGAGCACTGTGCTGTGGCCGTTTTTGTCAACGGAGATGGGAGACGTTTCCTTTGGCTCCTGGACATTGCAAACCAAATTGCCTCGATTTCCTGCTTGGTCAGTCAGATTCAAAACCACAGATCCTATTGGAGCTACCAAGTCCTTGGGAGACACAAAACTGAAATCCCCATCATCTGGCACCGTGAGGTTCCTGGATTTCAGGGAGTCATGGATGACTGGCTTAGTGCAGATGAAAGATGCTGAAGGAAGATCCGTTAAACTTTTCCCATTCTGGTTTTTGGGACTAGCACAGACTGGGCATTGCTGGATGCCAGaacctctttcttttctgcacTTTATAACATCTAGAGGGAAGAAAACTTCAGTAAGCTTATGTGCTACAAGATTTagtattaaaaattacatataGCTACTAACAAGTGGTtctttggaataaaataaagCCAAGGCTTGAAGTGACATGTgaatggcagcagcagaaaaagtcCTAGAGTCCCTTGAGttccttatttcctttttaaagacTCAAGTACAAAGTGACCCTTGCTCTTGCCAATTTCGTAAAAGGTAGCTTGCTCCCTGTGGATTCTCCTGGTGCACAGAAGCTTTGCACTGGCCAAGGAAAATTCTCTGTTAAGAAAAGCTGCACTTGGGAATGCATTAAGGCCACCAGATTCATTTAATCTGGGAAATAAAGTGCTATTAATCTCTTTATCCTGATCACACTCACCTACAAAACTACTACCTTCCAGTCTTTTCTGGGAGAATAAACAGATGAATAAAGGGCAGTTACCTACACCAGGAAGAGTAAGAGGCTACATCAGGATTAAAGAGCATAAACAAAGCCTTCAGCTCACCTGGTCTCTCCTGTGCCCactctgcaaacccctgcaggCTGCAATCACAGGACCAGGGGTTTCCGTGCAGGTAAATGCTCTCGAGCTCTGACATGTAGGAAAACATTTCTTGTGGAAGTGAAGTCAGCACGTTGTCAGACAGAGAGATGTGCTTCAGGAAGGATATTCTGAAGATTTGACTGTAGCGCAAGGTGACAAAAGTGTCTGGATGCAGCTGCTGAAGTAAATTTCCATCCAGGTGGACCAACCTCAATGAAGTGAGTCCATAGAAAACGTTGGGATTCACAAATTCAATTTGATTGTGGTCCATATGCAGCCGTACCAAACTGTTCAGGCCATAAAAAACATCCTGCTGAAGCACTCTGACCTTGTTGTAACTCATTTTTAAAACCTGTTCATGAAAAAGTAGCAAATGCATAATATTAAGCCATGTTAAATTTATAGGACCCCTAATAAATGCTGCTGAAAGATGCTCTGTGCCATGAAAGTTCTTCACCAGACAGGGAGAGCCAGGGAACTGGAGTTTCTTTGAAGAACTGTTTATATGCAGTATGCTAAGATTCTGCacagtttggctttttttttcttcacaaaggCTAGAAAGGGACAGGATTGTACTGAAGGGAAAGAGGAATCTCAGTGGAAAACAATCCTCAAAAAGCCTCAAACTGACTAACAAATCCACAGTGGCAGGTTTCCTTTTCCTGACACAGTAGTTCGAGCTTTGCAATCTTTCTCCTCTGCAGAAAGGGAGTTTTGACGGCAGTTGGCTGCTAAGGTACAGCTGAGAGACATCTACCAATGTAATTGTCATGCTCTTTACCTGTACCTGAGTGCCTGCCTGGGAAGGAGGCATTTCCCATTAGGATACTGGATTTTGGAGGCTGTTGACTTGCACGTGAACAAGGTAAGAGACAGGAAACTAAAATGCTGCAGaaggctgctctgtgcctgctgtccAGTATCGCCGAAAGCTAAGTCCTGACAAAAAGCAGCACTGGGTCACTTAGTTCTTACCTGGAGTGAATATAAATCACTGAACACCTTCTCAGGGATGGTGCTGATCTCATTGCTGTGCAGCATCAGTAACTCCAGTTTCTCCAAGCCGGCAAAGTCCGTGGGGCTGAGCTTTCTTAGGCTGTTGTAGCTGTACAGGATAAGTTTAGTCAGCCCCAGctcacagcttttaaatccaACCAGCCCAAAACAAAAGCACCACTCTTTGGGAACAGCTGAAGGTAAGCAGCACTTCCCCTTGCCAAGAGGAAACAAAATCATTCCTTCATGTTGGCACAAAAGGTGGTCACTTTTCCAGGGCAGTGTTCTGATGGCAAATTCCCAGTGGATGGGGCAAGTGACAGCAAACATGGAACACATCTGTTCTCACTTGCTACCACTTCAATGAAAAGTCCCTCTGCAGACACATCTGGATGGTTCAAAGGTTATGTGAATCAAAAGGAATCCACAGATCAGACAAATATTGCTGACGGGTCTCATAATTTGATTAAAGAGAGACACTTGCTGGAAACTGCACGAAGGGGCCAGACAAGCCTGGGTCTGATCTATCCCTGATCCTTCCACCATACAGAGAACAGAACCACCATGGAGGCTGGCTGGCATGGCCAGACAAGTGGAATTTCCCCTGAACTCAGCAGATGAAAGCATGGACCCTGATGCTGTgggacagaatcacagaacaggcTGAACTGGGAGGGACCCAGCAGGATCACGAGTCCAGCTGTTAAGTGAATGGATCACTTGGGGATCTAACCCCTGACCTTGGTGTTACATCACAGCAATGTCTCTGCAGATTTTAATACATCTGCTTTTCCAGTCCACTTTCTGAGCTCTGAACTTCCTGGAGAGAAATCTACTTCAGACTTCTTCCAGGTTCCATGCTATAGACACAATACGCTCAGGTAATATAAATATAAGTTCAAAACTTCCTGAAGTTCTCATGTGCCCTGTGCTAGACCCCAAGATTTCTCCTTTCTGTGGGTGGTCTCAGGCTttgctggctgtggctgcagccacTGTTGAGTACTGCAGAACACTAAACTCTATAGACTTACCTATTACTTGGATTAATTTTTAGCCCTAAATCCGGAAGGTTAATTATTGCTGTGCAAAGTGCTGAAAGGCCAGCGGCCGGAGGACTCAGAGCCCGGGTTCCACGTACCCCAGGTTGATGCGCTGCACGTCGGGCGGGATGCTCGGGGGGACGGCGCTCAGGTAGCGGAAGGTGCAGTGGAGCTCGGCGGAGCCGCGGCAGGCGCAGGGCCGGGGACAGGCTCTGATGGCCGGGAGGGTGGCCAGGAGGGTGGCCAGGCAGGCCAGGAAGGTCTCCATCCTGCCGGGATCCTACGCTGCCATCCCCAGCAGCGGCGGGCGGGTTCCTGCAGGGCGAACAGAGCACACGGGCACTCACAGCGCCGGCCGAGCTCAGCCGCTCGCCTTTAAGCcattagccaaaaaaaaaaaaaccaaaccaaaccaaaacaaacaa
Proteins encoded:
- the IGSF10 gene encoding immunoglobulin superfamily member 10, which gives rise to METFLACLATLLATLPAIRACPRPCACRGSAELHCTFRYLSAVPPSIPPDVQRINLGYNSLRKLSPTDFAGLEKLELLMLHSNEISTIPEKVFSDLYSLQVLKMSYNKVRVLQQDVFYGLNSLVRLHMDHNQIEFVNPNVFYGLTSLRLVHLDGNLLQQLHPDTFVTLRYSQIFRISFLKHISLSDNVLTSLPQEMFSYMSELESIYLHGNPWSCDCSLQGFAEWAQERPDVIKCRKERGSGIQQCPVCASPKNQNGKSLTDLPSASFICTKPVIHDSLKSRNLTVPDDGDFSFVSPKDLVAPIGSVVLNLTDQAGNRGNLVCNVQEPKETSPISVDKNGHSTVLKASFSAFLVCGIDYGHIQQLWSILALYSNSPLKLEQTAPTTHVPFVSYKYKQIYSEKDDLFTGVEAVLRAEPAWLMQRRVALQLDRTATTLSSLHVRYSTHARLSLPSHDPSQERHTWAIISRDNSTQTEHTVLVGGTVELECQAAGEPAPAVQWVLADGSKARAPHVSEDGRVVVLRSGVLTLRTADVFDTGLYHCISTNHRDADVLTFRITVLDPHVEHSGVNGARLSAALGSTLHLPCTSTAGPDPAVTWVSPEHTVLHQSVGNKHIFANGTLRIQGVTERDVGYFRCVAANRYGVDLLVFQVLLRQDETALKKKLAALGEWEEGSGNELLRSAAAQRHPSATPATPAAPGGSAAAAASSQGTQSTRQRNSHRKTPHWPHGDRAGRRFRAHRRQFVSSGRRVDPQRWAALLEKTKRNLTVTDKRGEVETAPPIQVHKLSEAPEDEEDTSGDVISPEEFMIAAAERSPVPALGRAAELMITAGPEETENATPAWSSSLLLTEPSTPLPSPLPHPMAPASERPPTFPKPTDSWEKSDLSQISANGVEQSTVPSRTSTLFPAGQKSIYSGESNNQHLKSASMTPTTEATGTSRAVTPQNTADKLHIFTESIDNVSTKTDHQVPVVTVNTPSSEFGPIYFHSTQKGGTPNPPLASTLAAHQQIQVIQDVPTHPPQLQQHHGRRRKISGRRRIVTPGYIPSMKEHRYNFGRPGSARGNTAVATGVQLNMNSVTSVPNLNNLSSSINPFSPETPQSSPPTMNMALEHPKGTHQNTALLREEEKKHNARQEAVATVTSVTAKDTATTSASGLVAMGLKPTITLVTAPQISTRVTKSKILRVGGRRGQRRKRPPKTAAPQRVAAAYSSAATPSLAHAKPLPGSVGAGSMTRTAALGVPGSPEAPQHRPTTATQTLATLGTCRSTQAATSLLGSVTAQSPTTAPQSTPVTQRNTQLATSPAASPAQTLTMGLQTSPWLDEPPGATSARPAAASATAGPVPAQHITATATAGEKPNLKMGEGAVQEKQAAQPTPPARAVPRAPAAATAASARHPSPLPAPTTATPRASSPPRGDGQSQLRPRTPPEGTERGNTLHSPQITALWGRDKDSSASASSDRQQDQDTTTIPNAITSGSASRNHFSKPRIVGGKLAAYTLLANSDAFIPCEATGNPPPTIQWTKIPSGRGAVGAARWAVLADGTLAIARAGPQDAGLYLCTAANALGVARLLVTLAVLASPPRIAGGHRRLLTAHSGTSVALACKAQGWPPPDVSWLLANSTRLSHSSSSSSASGRARVEPDGALVIRAVTVYDRGLYTCLATNPAGSDSLAVKLQVVAAPPSILEEKRQSVAGVAGESLRLPCTVRGNPEPTVHWVLPGGTAVKPLQLLSSRLLVFPNGTLHLSSLAPSDSGTYECIATSSTGSDRRVVSLELQRAETLPKIAISSQQLTRLDFGERLLLNCTASGEPEPRIIWRLPSKSVVDQWHRMGSRIHVYPNGSLAIEAVTEKDAGDYLCVARNRIGDDLILMKVSITMKPAKIYHKQQLKKLVPYGKDFSVDCKASGLPAPEISWSLPDGTVVNNAMLADDSGHRARRFVLFNNGTLHLNKAGVAEGGDYTCYAQNILGRDEMKIHVTVVVAAPQIKHNYKTHVTVTAGDTALLDCEAAGEPRAQIFWLLPSSEVISSSTDRHSLHANGSLSISQAGLLDAGEYLCVARNPAGDDTKLYRLDVAAKAPIINGLYRNKTIMKVTAVRHSKKHIDCRAEGTPPPQITWIMPDNIFLTAPYYGSRIVVHKNGTLEIRNIRPSDTADFICVARNDGGETVLVVQLEVTEMLRRPMFRNPFNEKIIAKPGRTLTLNCSVDGNPPPDISWMLPNGTWLSSSIRTSQFVTGSNGTLTISNPERHHAGRYRCAARNQVGYIEKLMVLEVAQKPDILTRPAGPVKAVSGEPLSLHCLAEGSPKPRVAWALPGGRVLDRPQASGRFVLLENGTLLIRAASAQDSGKYLCRAHNDAGDSSLTVPVSVTAYAPRIVGRPPPAIHTLPGAAVQLHCVVLGIPKPEITWHLPDGSTLSTAHRGRGSGGELLHPTGTLLLQSPRRSSSGVYSCTASNALGTDAALTHLHVL